One genomic segment of Streptomyces niveus includes these proteins:
- a CDS encoding STAS domain-containing protein — protein sequence MDVEATRTILLAVRGPITAADVPQLCDQLAARLRESDATDAVCDVGALGRPTAVTVNALARLQLVARRRGCRIRLSGAGPELLLLLELVGLTEVFRADEPGGGPVETGPDPPPVRRA from the coding sequence ATGGATGTGGAAGCCACCAGGACGATCCTCCTCGCCGTGCGCGGACCGATCACCGCCGCCGATGTTCCTCAGCTCTGCGACCAGCTCGCCGCACGGCTGAGGGAGAGCGACGCCACCGACGCGGTCTGTGACGTCGGCGCGCTCGGCAGGCCGACCGCCGTCACCGTCAACGCCCTGGCCCGATTGCAGCTCGTCGCCCGCAGGCGCGGGTGCCGGATCCGGCTGAGCGGCGCGGGGCCCGAGCTGCTGCTCCTGCTGGAACTCGTCGGTCTGACGGAGGTCTTCCGGGCCGACGAGCCCGGCGGCGGCCCGGTCGAAACGGGCCCCGACCCCCCGCCGGTCAGACGGGCGTGA
- a CDS encoding sigma-70 family RNA polymerase sigma factor, whose product MSDTATTQDLDSRLEKHRTELTGYCYRMLGSAFEAEDAVQDTMVRAWRSFDKFEGRSSLRSWLYRIATNVCLDMLNAGNRRARPMDLSEATPVSQAKLNSRPEVTWLEPVPDGRVLPSVVDPAETAVERETIRLAFVAALQHLPPKQRAVLILREVLAWKASEVAELLETTVASVNSALQRARATIAESQPASTDASDPLDEEQKALLERYVAAFEGYDMKALTALLHEDATLSMPPYDLWLRGHDDIVGWMLGVGEVCRGSRLLPTVANGTPAFAHYHPTPDGDGYTPWALMVIEIEEGKVRGISSFLDTERWFPLFDLPARLGKDGSPA is encoded by the coding sequence ATGAGTGATACGGCTACGACGCAGGATCTCGACTCCCGGCTGGAGAAGCACCGGACGGAGCTGACCGGCTACTGCTACCGGATGCTCGGCTCCGCCTTCGAGGCCGAAGACGCCGTGCAGGACACGATGGTCCGCGCCTGGCGGAGCTTCGACAAGTTCGAGGGCCGGTCGTCGCTGCGTTCGTGGCTCTACCGCATCGCGACGAACGTGTGTCTCGACATGCTCAACGCGGGCAACCGACGTGCCAGGCCGATGGATCTGAGCGAGGCGACCCCCGTGTCCCAGGCAAAGCTGAACTCACGGCCGGAGGTCACCTGGCTGGAGCCGGTCCCCGACGGCCGGGTCCTGCCCTCGGTGGTCGACCCGGCGGAGACGGCGGTGGAGCGGGAGACGATCCGGCTCGCCTTCGTCGCCGCCCTCCAGCATCTGCCGCCGAAGCAACGTGCCGTACTGATCCTGCGCGAGGTGCTGGCGTGGAAGGCCAGTGAGGTCGCCGAGCTGCTGGAGACGACGGTCGCCTCCGTCAACAGCGCGCTCCAGCGGGCCCGCGCGACGATCGCCGAGTCGCAGCCGGCCTCGACCGACGCCTCGGACCCGCTCGACGAGGAGCAGAAGGCGCTGCTGGAGCGGTATGTGGCCGCGTTCGAGGGCTACGACATGAAGGCGCTGACCGCGCTTCTCCATGAGGACGCGACGCTCTCCATGCCCCCGTACGACCTGTGGCTGCGCGGGCACGACGACATCGTGGGCTGGATGCTCGGGGTCGGCGAGGTCTGCCGCGGTTCCCGGCTGCTGCCGACGGTCGCCAACGGCACGCCCGCGTTCGCGCACTACCACCCGACCCCGGACGGCGACGGGTACACGCCGTGGGCGCTCATGGTCATCGAGATCGAGGAAGGCAAGGTCAGAGGCATCTCGTCGTTCCTGGACACCGAGCGGTGGTTCCCGCTGTTCGATCTCCCGGCGCGCCTGGGGAAGGACGGGAGCCCGGCCTAG
- a CDS encoding MFS transporter — MPYVSTEAPVTTGALASASVASPPESLSPGRPGYRRMSLGLFAAGVAAFALLYSTQALLPAISADFGATAGQASWTVSAATGALALFVLPLSALSERFGRRTLMTVSLTVAVVVGLLVPFAPNLEWLIALRAVQGAALAGLPASAMAYLAEEVRPKALVGAIGLFVAGNSIGGMSGRIVAGWVSQLWGWRAGLAAIGLIALVCVVAFRVLLPKARHFTPGTLNPRALARTVGRHLADPLLRRLYAIGALFMTVFGAVYTAIGFRLVEAPFNLPQGVIGSIFLVYLVGTLSSAAAGKLVARLGRRGALYLAVGTTTAGLLLSLTDSLVAVLLGLVLITAGFFAGHAVASSAVSRTAKTGRAQASALYQSAYYVGSSVGGTLGAVAFHTGGWTATVALGLLAVLGVVTVTLYGTHAARVERRALAAAGR, encoded by the coding sequence ATGCCCTACGTCAGTACAGAGGCGCCCGTCACCACGGGTGCCCTCGCCTCCGCGTCCGTAGCGTCCCCGCCCGAATCCCTGTCCCCCGGCCGGCCCGGCTACCGGCGTATGAGCCTCGGTCTCTTCGCCGCCGGGGTCGCGGCCTTCGCGCTGCTCTACTCCACACAGGCGCTGCTGCCCGCCATCTCCGCCGACTTCGGCGCGACGGCCGGGCAGGCCAGCTGGACGGTGTCGGCGGCCACGGGCGCGCTCGCCCTGTTCGTCCTGCCGCTGAGCGCGCTGTCCGAGCGCTTCGGGCGGCGCACGCTGATGACCGTCTCGCTGACGGTCGCGGTGGTCGTCGGGCTGCTGGTGCCGTTCGCGCCGAATCTGGAGTGGCTGATCGCGCTGCGCGCGGTCCAGGGCGCGGCACTGGCCGGACTGCCCGCCTCCGCGATGGCGTACCTCGCGGAGGAGGTACGGCCCAAGGCGCTGGTCGGGGCGATCGGGCTGTTCGTCGCGGGCAACAGCATCGGCGGTATGAGCGGCCGTATCGTGGCCGGCTGGGTCAGCCAGCTGTGGGGCTGGCGGGCCGGGCTCGCGGCGATCGGGCTGATCGCCCTGGTGTGCGTGGTGGCCTTCCGCGTACTGCTCCCCAAGGCCCGCCACTTCACCCCCGGAACGCTCAACCCGCGCGCGCTGGCGAGGACGGTGGGCCGTCATCTGGCCGATCCGCTGCTGCGCAGGCTGTACGCGATCGGCGCGCTCTTCATGACGGTGTTCGGCGCGGTCTACACGGCGATCGGATTCCGTCTCGTGGAGGCGCCGTTCAACCTCCCGCAGGGCGTGATCGGTTCGATCTTCCTGGTCTATCTGGTCGGTACGCTCTCCTCGGCGGCAGCCGGGAAGCTGGTGGCGCGGCTGGGCCGGCGCGGCGCACTGTATCTGGCGGTCGGGACGACGACGGCGGGTCTGCTGCTGTCGCTGACCGATTCGCTCGTCGCCGTACTGCTCGGTCTGGTCCTGATCACCGCGGGCTTCTTCGCGGGCCACGCGGTCGCCTCCTCGGCGGTGAGCCGTACGGCGAAGACGGGCCGCGCGCAGGCGTCGGCGCTCTACCAGAGCGCGTATTACGTGGGCAGCAGCGTGGGCGGCACTCTGGGCGCGGTGGCGTTCCACACCGGCGGCTGGACTGCGACGGTCGCGCTCGGACTGCTCGCGGTGCTCGGGGTGGTCACGGTGACGCTGTACGGGACGCACGCCGCCCGCGTGGAGCGGCGGGCCCTGGCGGCGGCCGGGCGCTAG
- a CDS encoding LysR family transcriptional regulator, which yields MVHQRRPRPRLSSSSYAQDIAPSIPAAATPPATGPSAPPTAGLDPESWSALLAPRLAQFAGVARHEHVTRAAQDMNVPQSTLSRAMVRLEQDLGVALFARKGRTVSLTPAGRAFLTSVEGALAEVERAAEAVRADADPASGKVAFGFLHTMGSETVPELIRAFRADHPRIRFQLVQNYGEAMLERLRAGELDLCLTSPVPEAPDLVARRLDEQRLRLVVPDDHRLAGRRRIRLAEASDETFVTLEPGYGLRRITDDLCEAAGFRPRIAFEGEEAETLRGLVAAGLGVALLPPPAVARPGVVELTVTAPRAVREVGVAWLDGHPDTPPVAAFKRFLLSRRGHLLPD from the coding sequence ATGGTGCATCAACGCAGGCCCAGGCCCCGGCTGTCATCAAGCAGTTACGCACAAGACATCGCACCGTCGATCCCGGCCGCCGCCACGCCGCCGGCGACGGGGCCGAGCGCGCCGCCCACCGCCGGTCTCGACCCCGAGTCCTGGTCCGCGCTGCTGGCCCCCCGCCTGGCCCAGTTCGCGGGCGTCGCGCGCCACGAACACGTCACCCGCGCGGCACAGGACATGAACGTCCCGCAGTCCACGCTCTCGCGGGCGATGGTCCGGCTCGAACAGGACCTGGGTGTCGCGCTGTTCGCCCGCAAGGGCCGTACCGTCTCGCTCACCCCCGCTGGCCGCGCCTTCCTCACCTCTGTGGAAGGCGCGCTCGCCGAGGTGGAGAGAGCGGCCGAGGCCGTACGGGCCGACGCCGACCCCGCGTCCGGCAAGGTCGCCTTCGGCTTCCTGCACACGATGGGCTCCGAGACTGTCCCCGAACTGATCCGCGCCTTCCGGGCCGACCACCCGCGCATCCGCTTCCAGCTCGTCCAGAACTACGGGGAGGCGATGCTCGAACGCCTCCGCGCGGGCGAGCTGGACCTCTGCCTCACCTCCCCGGTCCCCGAGGCCCCCGACCTGGTCGCCCGCCGCCTGGACGAACAGCGGCTGCGCCTCGTGGTCCCCGACGACCACCGGCTGGCCGGCCGCAGACGCATCCGTCTCGCCGAGGCGTCCGACGAGACGTTCGTGACCCTCGAACCGGGCTACGGGCTGCGCCGGATCACCGACGACCTCTGCGAGGCCGCCGGGTTCCGGCCGCGAATCGCCTTCGAGGGCGAGGAGGCCGAGACTCTGCGCGGCCTGGTCGCGGCGGGCCTCGGCGTCGCCCTGCTGCCGCCCCCGGCGGTGGCCCGCCCCGGCGTCGTGGAGCTGACGGTCACCGCGCCCCGCGCCGTGCGCGAGGTCGGCGTCGCCTGGCTCGACGGCCACCCCGACACCCCGCCGGTCGCGGCCTTCAAACGCTTCCTGCTCTCCCGCCGGGGCCATCTGCTGCCCGACTGA
- a CDS encoding SpoIIE family protein phosphatase gives MTPTETASESRVPWPDDDATAAGTARVTVDPRGTVTGWNEGARKLLGYASEKIVGRPARELLAEAPSAESLRFAASLRRWDGSVTLLHQDGHRLTVRLLAHHRTKDSDDADSDTADGGWLLFSAVTPGSSPSKDDELVKWAFAGSPTTAALYDANLRLRLANSDMERAVGLSEEAMRGLRVSEIVADPQAVRTERHMRRVLETGESDQVQAVLQLAGHRGPSTWTISLAPVHDPGGTVRGVLVSGQDMTEEHRARNRLALLNEASVRIGTTLDLTLSAQELADVSVPRLADFVTVDLLPSIEDGEDLRAGPLSSPVRLRRVACRSVLEGCPEAVVAQGALAVYPKGSPAAECLSTGRPLIREVTPAALASWEKNAPERAERVRKYGFHSVLAVPMRARGITLGAVTFSRHRRPEPFEQDDLLLAEEITARAAVCIDNARRYGRERRTSLTLQSSFLPGRPPRQAAVEIASRYLPASARAGVGGDWFDVIPLSGARVALVVGDVVGHGIQASAAMGRLRTAVRTLADVDLPPDELLTHLDDLVIRLSAEADSADIPSGDIGATMLYVVYDPVTRRCTLARAGHPVPALMTPDGAVEFLDVPAGPPLGVGGLPFETTHLELPVGSVLTLYTNGLVEARDREPEEGADTLREVLARPAESLEERCDTVLRTLLPDPDRPADDVALLMARTRAMDAAHVATWDVPHEAAAVAKVRKDACRQLDAWGLEDAVFITELVVSELVTNAIRYGDAPIRLRLIRDRNLIIEVADGSSTAPHLRRARVSDEGGRGLLLVAQLTQGWGTRQTYTGKTIWAEQSLTPV, from the coding sequence ATGACGCCAACCGAAACCGCCAGTGAGAGCCGGGTGCCGTGGCCGGACGATGACGCCACGGCAGCGGGTACGGCCAGAGTCACGGTGGACCCGCGCGGCACCGTCACAGGGTGGAACGAGGGAGCCCGGAAGCTGCTCGGCTATGCCTCCGAGAAGATCGTCGGGCGGCCGGCGCGCGAACTGCTCGCCGAGGCACCGTCCGCCGAGTCGCTGCGGTTCGCCGCGTCGCTGCGCAGGTGGGACGGGTCGGTGACGCTCCTCCACCAGGACGGTCACCGCCTCACGGTGCGTCTGCTGGCCCACCATCGGACCAAGGACAGCGACGACGCCGACAGTGACACCGCCGACGGGGGATGGTTGTTGTTTTCCGCCGTCACCCCCGGATCCTCTCCGTCGAAGGACGACGAGCTGGTGAAGTGGGCGTTCGCCGGGTCCCCGACCACGGCCGCGCTCTACGACGCCAATCTGCGGCTGCGGCTCGCCAACTCGGACATGGAGCGGGCTGTCGGTCTGTCCGAGGAGGCGATGCGGGGCCTGCGTGTCTCGGAGATCGTGGCCGACCCGCAGGCCGTCCGGACGGAGCGGCACATGCGCCGGGTGCTGGAGACCGGCGAGTCCGACCAGGTGCAGGCCGTCCTCCAGCTGGCGGGGCACCGGGGCCCGAGCACCTGGACGATCTCCCTCGCCCCCGTGCATGACCCCGGCGGCACGGTGCGCGGCGTACTCGTCTCCGGCCAGGACATGACCGAGGAACACCGGGCCCGCAACCGACTGGCCCTGCTCAACGAGGCCAGCGTCCGCATCGGCACCACCCTGGACCTCACCCTCAGCGCGCAGGAGCTGGCCGATGTGTCGGTCCCCCGGCTCGCCGACTTCGTCACCGTCGACCTGCTCCCCTCCATCGAGGACGGCGAGGACCTCCGCGCCGGTCCGCTGAGCAGCCCCGTCAGGCTGCGCCGGGTCGCCTGCAGGTCCGTCCTGGAGGGCTGCCCCGAGGCGGTGGTCGCTCAAGGGGCGCTGGCCGTCTACCCGAAGGGCTCGCCCGCCGCCGAGTGCCTGTCCACGGGCCGGCCGCTGATCCGGGAAGTGACACCCGCCGCGTTGGCCTCCTGGGAGAAGAACGCCCCGGAACGGGCCGAGCGGGTGCGGAAGTACGGCTTCCATTCGGTGCTGGCCGTGCCGATGCGCGCCCGGGGCATCACGCTCGGCGCCGTCACCTTCTCCCGCCACCGGCGCCCGGAGCCGTTCGAACAGGACGATCTGCTGCTGGCCGAGGAGATCACGGCGCGGGCCGCGGTGTGCATCGACAACGCCCGCCGCTACGGCCGCGAGCGCCGCACCTCCCTCACTCTCCAGAGCAGTTTCCTGCCGGGACGGCCGCCCCGGCAGGCGGCGGTGGAGATCGCCTCCCGCTATCTGCCCGCCAGCGCGCGGGCGGGCGTCGGCGGAGACTGGTTCGACGTGATCCCGCTCTCCGGCGCCCGCGTCGCCCTGGTCGTCGGCGACGTGGTCGGCCACGGCATCCAGGCGTCGGCCGCCATGGGACGGCTGCGCACCGCCGTCCGTACGCTCGCCGACGTCGATCTCCCGCCCGACGAGCTGCTGACCCACCTGGACGATCTCGTCATCCGGCTGTCCGCCGAGGCCGACAGCGCGGACATCCCCTCGGGCGACATCGGCGCCACCATGCTGTACGTGGTCTACGACCCGGTCACCCGGCGCTGCACGCTGGCCCGTGCCGGGCACCCGGTGCCGGCCCTGATGACCCCGGACGGCGCGGTGGAATTCCTCGACGTACCCGCGGGCCCGCCCCTGGGAGTCGGCGGTCTGCCCTTCGAGACCACACACCTGGAGCTGCCCGTGGGCAGCGTCCTCACGCTCTACACCAACGGTCTCGTGGAGGCCCGCGACCGTGAGCCCGAGGAGGGTGCCGACACGCTGCGCGAGGTGCTGGCACGCCCCGCCGAGTCCCTGGAGGAGAGGTGCGACACCGTGCTCCGGACGCTTCTCCCCGACCCGGACCGCCCGGCCGACGACGTGGCGCTGCTGATGGCCCGTACCCGTGCCATGGACGCGGCCCATGTCGCCACCTGGGACGTGCCGCACGAGGCCGCGGCCGTCGCCAAGGTCCGCAAGGACGCCTGCCGGCAACTGGACGCCTGGGGGCTGGAGGACGCGGTGTTCATCACCGAGCTGGTGGTCAGCGAGCTGGTCACCAACGCGATCCGTTACGGCGACGCCCCCATCCGCCTCCGGCTGATCCGCGACCGCAACCTGATCATCGAGGTCGCGGACGGCAGCAGCACGGCGCCCCATCTGCGCCGCGCCCGTGTCTCCGACGAAGGCGGGCGAGGGCTGCTCCTGGTCGCGCAGCTCACGCAGGGCTGGGGCACCCGTCAGACGTACACCGGCAAGACGATCTGGGCCGAGCAGAGCCTCACGCCCGTCTGA